From a single Apium graveolens cultivar Ventura chromosome 2, ASM990537v1, whole genome shotgun sequence genomic region:
- the LOC141696827 gene encoding zinc finger BED domain-containing protein RICESLEEPER 1-like produces the protein MDNRGCAGELETPSTGLDMYAVLKLERSKAYEDDMMAEESHDNKSELEMYFLGRFDAKVKDLDVLLWWKVNAQKYPTLSKMARDLLAVPVSIVSSESAFSTGSRVIDTFRTSLLPKIVETLICSQSWLKTPKQPIQLREMLVDLEKYEEIVKDLDEAVEADEQNL, from the exons ATGGATAATAGAGGATGTGCAGGAGAATTGGAAACACCTTCTACCGGTTTAGATATGTATGCGGTTTTAAAGTTAGAAAGGTCAAAGGCATATGAAGATGATATGATGGCAGAAGAATCACACGATAACAAGTCTGAATTGGAGATGTATTTCTTGGGTAGATTTGACGCAAAAGTGAAGGATCTTGATGTACTTTTATGGTGGAAGGTAAATGCTCAGAAATATCCTACTCTTTCAAAAATGGCACGTGATTTATTGGCTGTTCCAGTATCAATAGTTTCATCAGAATCTGCATTCTCTACTGGTAGTAGAGTCATTGATACATTTCGGACAAGTTTGCTCCCAAAAATAGTAGAAACATTAATTTGCTCTCAGAGTTGGTTAAAAACCCCAAAGCAGCCTATTCAACTCCGTGAAATGCTTGTGGATTTGGAAAAGTATGAAGAAATAGTGAAAG ATTTGGATGAAGCTGTGGAGGCCGAtgaacagaatctttga